The Streptomyces sp. WZ-12 genome segment CGGTGGCGAGGACCAGACCCTGGGTGGTGAGGGTGAAGTCGCGGTCCTGTTCGGCCTGGTGCATGCCGAGGGTGTAGGTGCCGGTGGCCTCGTCGTAACGGGCTTCCGTCAGGGCCGAGTTGGTGAGCAGGCGGGTGCGGACCGGGCCGGCCAGGCGCTTTTGGTAGAGCAGATCGAAGATGGCGTTGATCAGCTCGGAGTCGATGCCCTTGTAGAGGTGCTTCTGGGTGGCGTTGAGGTGGTCGCGGGTGGCCGCGGGGAGGGCGTGGAAGTAGTCCACGTACTCCGGGGAGGTCATCTCCAGGGTGAGCTTGGTGTATTCGAGGGGGAAGAAGCGGGGGGAGCGGGTGGCCCAGGTGAGCTGGTAGCCGTGGGCGTCGATGTCCTGGAGCAGGTCGTAGTAGATCTCGGCGGCGCTCTGGCCGCTGCCGATCAGGGTGATGCTGTCCTTGGCCTGGAGGGCTGGCTTGGCGTCCAGGTAGCCGGAGTTGTGCGCCGCGTCGCCGCCCAGGTCGCGGCAGGACTCGGGCAGGTGCGGCGGGGTGCCGGTGCCCAGCACCAGCTTGCGGGTGCGGAAGGTGTGGCGCTCGCCGCGGTGGTCGGCGTGGACGAGGTAGAGCTCGGCGCGCTCGTCGTACTCGACGGCGGTGACCGTGTGGGAGAAGCGGATGCTGTCCAGCTTGCCGGCGGCCCAGCGGCAGTAGTCGTTGAACTCGGCGCGCAGCGGATAGAAGTTCTCGCGGATGTAGAAGGAGTACATCCGGCCCGATTCCTTCAGGTAGTTGAGGAAGGAGAAGGGCGAGGTGGGGTCGGCGAGAGTGACCAGGTCGGCCATGAACGGCACCTGGAGGTGGGTGCTGTCCAGCATCATGCCGGGGTGCCAGTCGAAGCCAGGACGGTCGTCGAGGACGAGGCCGTTGAGCTCCTCGATGGGCGCGGTCAGGCAGGCCAGGCCGAGGTTGAACGGGCCGAGGCCGATGGCGAGGAAGTCGTAGGGGGTCTCGTGGGGGACGGTCACGGGATGTCTCTCCGCAGGGGGGTGGTCGGTCGGGGAGGTGTCAGGGGGCGCTGAGGGCCGGGGCGGGGCGGCCGGCGCCGGGCTGCTCGGCGAGGTAGCGGCCGGCGTGCTCGGCGATCAGGTCGAGGACGGCGGCGATGTCGTCGAGCGTGGTCTCGGGGTTGAGCAGGGTGAACTTCAGGTAGTGCCGGCCGTCGACCTTGGTGCCGGCGACGATCGCGGCGCCGGAGGCGAACAGGGCTTCCCTGGCGTGGAGGTTGACCCGGTCGGTGAGCTCGGGGTCGGGGTCCTGGGTGCCGCCGGGGAGGTAGCGGAAGACCAGGGTGCTGAGCTGGGGCTCGACGACGACCTCGAAGCGCGGGTCGTCGTGCAGCAGTTTCCAGCCGTCCGCGGCCCGGTCGATGACCTCGTCGAAGAGTTCGCCGATGCCCCTCGCGCCCATGGTGCGCAGGGTCAGCCAGAGTTTGAGGGCGTCGAAGCGGCGGGTGGTCTGGAGCGACTTGTCGACCTGGTTGGGGATGCGCTGCTCGACCATCCGGCGCGGGTTGAGGTAGTCCGCGTGGTAGGTGACGTGCCGCAGCGCGGCGCGGTCGCGGACCAGGACGGCGCTGGAACTGACCGGCTGGAAGAAGGACTTGTGGTAGTCGACGGTCACCGAGTCGGCGCGCTCGATGCCGGCGAGGAGGGCGCGGCGGCGGGAGACCAGCAGGCCGCAGCCGTAGGCGGCGTCCACGTGCATCCAGGCGCCATACCGGGTGGCGAGGTCGGCGATCTCCGGGAGCGGGTCGAGGGAGCCGAAGTCGGTGGTGCCGGCGGTGGCGACGACCGCCATGGGTATCAGGCC includes the following:
- a CDS encoding lysine N(6)-hydroxylase/L-ornithine N(5)-oxygenase family protein, with amino-acid sequence MTVPHETPYDFLAIGLGPFNLGLACLTAPIEELNGLVLDDRPGFDWHPGMMLDSTHLQVPFMADLVTLADPTSPFSFLNYLKESGRMYSFYIRENFYPLRAEFNDYCRWAAGKLDSIRFSHTVTAVEYDERAELYLVHADHRGERHTFRTRKLVLGTGTPPHLPESCRDLGGDAAHNSGYLDAKPALQAKDSITLIGSGQSAAEIYYDLLQDIDAHGYQLTWATRSPRFFPLEYTKLTLEMTSPEYVDYFHALPAATRDHLNATQKHLYKGIDSELINAIFDLLYQKRLAGPVRTRLLTNSALTEARYDEATGTYTLGMHQAEQDRDFTLTTQGLVLATGYRYRIPAFLDPVRDRIAWDAQGRYDVARNYSIDTTGRDIFVQNAELHTHGFVTPDLGMAAYRNSCIIRELLGREHYPVEKAIAFQEFAAPAGPHDPMEISA
- a CDS encoding pyridoxal phosphate-dependent decarboxylase family protein — its product is MSLLAHPAEDPADSRTHLLNHRTADRYHAAVTDSVTRLRDRFATTERPFTGVRVDELAPTVAAVDLDAPLNDPAAALDELEHLYLRDAIYFHHPRYLAHLNCPVVIPALVGEAVLSAVNSSLDTWDQSAGGTLIERRLVDWTAERIGLGPDADGIFTSGGSQSNLQAMLLARDETCHRELARDDADDAESADARRAALLPRLRILTSAVSHFSIRKSATLLGLGADAVIAVPVDDTKRMRTDALAAELERCRRDGLIPMAVVATAGTTDFGSLDPLPEIADLATRYGAWMHVDAAYGCGLLVSRRRALLAGIERADSVTVDYHKSFFQPVSSSAVLVRDRAALRHVTYHADYLNPRRMVEQRIPNQVDKSLQTTRRFDALKLWLTLRTMGARGIGELFDEVIDRAADGWKLLHDDPRFEVVVEPQLSTLVFRYLPGGTQDPDPELTDRVNLHAREALFASGAAIVAGTKVDGRHYLKFTLLNPETTLDDIAAVLDLIAEHAGRYLAEQPGAGRPAPALSAP